AGTCCTCCGGGGCGGGCACCCGCGGCATCGTCGGCTGATAGACAACCTCGGCCGATCGCGGGTCGACCACCTTGAACGACGACATCGCCTCCATCAGGATCTTGCCGTCCTGGCACGCCGTGACCCGGCGCGCTGAAAACGTCCTTCCCTCTTGAAGATCGACCACCTCGAAGTCCACCGGCCGGCGCGAATCCCCTGGGCGCAGGAAATAGGTATGCACGCTGTGCGGAGCACGCCCGGGCGCGGTGTGGCTCGCTGCCAACAACGCCTGGGCTGAGATGTGGCCACCCAGAATGTGGTTCGCAGGAGCGGGCAACTGCTCTCCGGCGAAGTGCCATTGGTCCACCCGGGCGAGATCCAGGGTGGCCAGCACGTCAGTCAGTGAGGAAGACATCGAGACGTATCGTCACACACTGAGCCGTCGGTATCGTTGCAGCCGCCGCAGCCCCATGGCCGAGGCCGGTCCAGTGCGAGGCTGCACCGCCAGCTCCAACCGAGCGCGAACGGCAGCAACGGCGACGTCCATCCCAATCGCCACCAAACAATTCGCACTGGCCCGCGGCGGCGCCTTTCCGATGTGGATCGCACTGCCCACCAGGTTGACAACGTAGGTCCGAACCGACGAACCGTATTGAGCCGCAACCACCCCTTTCATTCGAAACACCCCGGGCGGTGGGTCTTCGAGAAGATCGAAAAGCGCATCGAGGTCGACGCAACCAGCGCTGCGCACGGTGACGGCGTCGGCATGAACGTGGTCGTGGACGTGATCGGAGTCGACCAACAGCTCTCGAAATGACAGTTGCCCGGCCTCCTCCTCCGTGGTTTCCAGCGAGTCGAACAACAACGAGGGGTCGATCCGGCCCCCACTTGTGCCCACCACATGAACCCGTGGGTTACGTTGCGCTACACGCTGCTCGACGCGCTTGACCACCTGTGAGCGCTCGTCTTCGGGCACCTGGTCGAGCTTGTTCACGACGATCAGCGATGCCGCGCCGTACCGCGCGGGCGGTAGCTGGGTGCGGTCGACGGTGTCGAAATGATGGACCGCGTCGACGACGTCGACCAGGCCACCGGGCCGCGCACCGGACAACTTGCTGAAGCCGATGATGCGCGCGATTGCCACCGGGTCGGCCAATCCGCTGGCCTCGACAACGATGGCATCGAGACGGCGGGCCGGGTCGGCGAGCTTCGCGAGAGCCTCGTCGAGGCCGCCGTCGTCGGGCAGGCAGCAAATGCAGCCGCCTGAGATGGAGGCCGGTTCGTCGATTTGGCCCGCGACCAACGCCGCATCAACGTTGAGTTCGCCGAAATCGTTGACCACCACACCGATTCGCGCGCCGGGACTGCGCAGGAGATGGTTGAGCAACGTCGTCTTGCCGGCGCCGAGATGACCGGTGAGCGCGATGACGGGTATCGCCGACGCTACCGGACGCGATTGACCTGCCAGTTAGCAGTCACCTACCTGGTCGATGATCTTCTTCAACGGAGGGGCGGGAATGAAATTAGGTGTGTAGCTGGGATTGTCGGTCGACCATGCGATCTTGGAGCAGTTACCGGGTCCGGTAGGCAGGCCGGCGCTCCACGTCTCCAGCGTGGGCCGGCAGTTGTACATGTCAGACTCGCTGATGAACCTGGCGTGATCCGGCACACCGGGAGCCCGCTGCCAGAAAATCAAGCTCCGGTCGGTCGGCAGATTGCACGGCGACGCGGGTGCCGGGGACCTACCGATGGAGCCGTGGGCGGTCGGTGCGACCGGCAGCGCACAGGCTGCCGTCACTACCGTCAACGCGGTGATCCAGCGAATCGCCAACGCGGACTCTCTTTCTTGCTCGACGACGGTGAGCTGCCTGCAAGACTAATCCCCCACGCAAGGGCCGCACAGAGCGCTGCGAAGGTAGGGCGGGTGCGGTGTTCGTAGACGCCTTGGCCGCGTCGACGGCACGCGGATCCGCTAATTCGCGATGATCAGCCCGTAGCCTTGGCCAACCTGCGGCCGCCGCATCACCCCGTGATGTACCTGTACGCGGGGCCCGTGTGGGGCAGCATGGTCAGCGCTGACGTGCAATCGCAGTATCCGACCGCCGATCTGCACGTACGCGCCGGGCTGCCACGGGTTGGGCGCCCACGGCGTGAGTCGGGTCCAGCGCATCTGCGCCGACTCGCGCACAAAGACCCCATTGGTGGAGTTGCGGTCGATGATCACCACTTCCCCACCGACGATGCGCACTTCTGCGTGCGCCCGCGACATTTCACCGGAGTGGTCGTCGATGCGGACTGGGCGAAGTCCACTTTGCGCCGCGTCCGACCCGTTTGGGTCGCGGCCGATGACGCAGTCCCGGTCAATGTCGATGCGCGACCCGTCGTCGAGGGAGAGCCACCGCTGCTGCTGCGCGACCCCAGGCACCGCTGCGGCCGGAATTCTGTTGCTGCCGTCCGCTTTTGGTTCGTTCGAAGGAATGTTCGGCGCCACCACCGCCGGACGCGGCGCCGACGCAACTTGGGTGGACCACACCACGGCACCTTGGCCTGGCACGGTTCCTCCCGTGAGCTTGTAGACACCGCCTGTCTCCGGTGCGTGATGGGGTCGCACACCGAATTCGTCGACGGTGATGACGGTCGCGACGGCGGGTACCGGGACCGACCGGTGCACCAGCCGGCCACGGCCACGCAGCACCGTCTGCTCGTAGCCGCTGTCGAGCGCAACCGTGACACTGCCGCAAAGCAGGATTTCCAGGCCCGCCACCGTCGGCATGATGATGCCGATATCGACCATGGTGTGATCCCAGGGTTCTCGCGCAAGCTTTGCGAACGCGGCAACCAACTTTTGCGGGTCGGTGCGCGCCACCATGTCGACCAGCGCCGCCATCTGCTGCGAACCGATCGAGTGCTGCGACAGCGGAGCCCGTTCGCGGTGGGCCACGACGATTACGGTGCCGTTGACGTTGGAGACGAGGTGCTGACCGGGGATGACCTCGACTTCAGCCAGTAGCGGGACGGGCATCCCTGGCTCGGAGAGGGCCTCCTCGACCACCGGGACCGCGGGCTGCACCGGCATCTCCTGCGGCGCAGCCGCTTCGGCGGGCAGGACGGTTTCGACGTCGGATGGGCCCTCGCTGATGCCGATGCGGTCGTGCAGCCACCGCAGCGGTCGTGGCGCCCACCAGTTGAGGTCACCGGCGAGCTGCAGGAAGGCAGGCACGACGACACCGCGGATGATTGACGCGTCGATCACGACGGCCAGCGCCGTGCCGATGCCAAACATCTTCATGAACGACAGTCCGTTGGCGAACGAGATCAACGTGATCGTCAACAACAGCGCCGCACTGGTGACGATCCGGCCCACCCGGCCGAGTCCAATGACGGTGGATGCGGTGTTCGACAGCCCGGAGTCGCGGGCCTCTTTTATTCGGCTAAGTAGGAATATCTCGTAGTCGACGGACAAGCTGAACGCGATCGCGCACAGCAGCACGACCATGGACAGGTTCAGTGGCGCCGGGGTGATTCCCAGCAACCCGGCCAGATGACCTTCCTGAAAGACCCAGACCATGATGCCCAGGACTCCGCTCAGGACAAGCAGATTCAGCAGCAGCGCCTTGACGGGGACCACAACGCTGCCCGTGAACAGGAACAGCAGGACGAACGTGGCGCCCGCGATCAGGCCGATCGCCAACGGAAGCTTGTCGCCGATCGCGGACTGACTGTCGATGAGCGTGGCCGTCGGACCGCCCACCTCGACCTGGTGGTTGGTGATCCTGGCCCGGATGTCACGGACCAGGTGTTGGGCAGTGTCCGAATCCGCCTGTACCGACAGGTAGACGATGGCGTAGCTGGATCCCGATACCGCCGGAGTCTGTCCCGCTGCCTGGCCATGCTCGAATCGGCCGATTGGGCCGGTGACCATGACGACGCCGTCCATACGGGATATGTCGGGGGCGAGGCTTTGCAGCACGCCTGCGTCGTTGCGTGTTACCAAGGTGACCGCTTGCGAAGGGTCCAGCGGAAAGTCACCCTGCAGCGACTCGGCGACCAGGCGCGCGCTGGAGTTGTCCGGCAGTGCGCGTTCGTCGGGAGTGGCGAATTGGACGTTGAGAAACGGGACGCCAAGGCCCAATAGCAACGCTACGACGGGCAGCGCATAGAGCAGTGGACGGTGCGTCACCAGTTCGGCGAAACGCCGCCAGAACATCGAATCCGCGGAGGGCGCTACCTTGCGGCGGATGACCGAAAAGGAATCGACCCGCTTTCCGAGCAGCGCCAGCAGCGCCGGTAGCACCACAATTGCGCTGAACGCCGACAGCAGCACCGTGGCGGTGGCCGCGAGGCCGACGGACCGCAGGAAGTAGGTGGGGAACACCAGCAGGCTGGTCATGGCCAAAGTCACCGTTGCCGCGCTGAACAGAATGGTCCGGCCCGCGGTGTTAACAGTGGCGATGACGGCTGGATGGTGGTCCTTCCCGTTGGCTAGTTCCTCGCGGAACCGCGACACCATCAGCAGGCCGAAGTCGATGGACAACCCCAGCCCGAACGCGGTGGTGACGGTCAGGGCGTGCACAGACACATCGGTGATCGACGTCATCAGCAGCAGCACCGACAGTGTGGAGACGATCGAGACCACGCCAACCACCACCGGCAGCACCGCGGCGATTAGACCGCCGAAGACGATCACCAGAACGGCCAGCGAGATCGGCACGGCGATGCTCTCGCTCGTCTTGAGATCGTGTTTGACCTTGTCGCGGATCTCCTGCTGCACGCCGAGTGCTCCGCCCGCGCGCACCGTGACGTTTGCGTCCTGTGGCAGATTTCCGATGATCCTCTTTGCCGTCTCGGCAGACTCGTCGGAGGTTCCGCCGACGTGCACCAGGATGAGGCCGGATCGGCCGTCCTTACTGCGCAGGTCCGACGTTCCTTCCTCGCCGAACGCTCTGGTGACCTTTGCCTTCGGCTCGGCGGCGATGACACGCAGTACGCGATCTTTGACCGTCGCGACCTCCGGAGCCTCGACCGTTCCCTCCCTCGGAAGCAGTTGAATGACCAGATTCGCGGTGGTGCCGAAATGCTGATCCAGGTATTCGTCGGCTTTCGACGACTCGGATGACGGGTCGGTGTTTCCGCCGGTGCCCAGCTTGTCCGACACCGAGCCGCCCAGCGCGACACTGACACCGAGCATGACCATGACGGCCAGCAACACTGTCTTGGGGCGCCGCACGGTTAATGCCGCCAATCGCCTCAACATGTCCTGCCTCTCCCCGTGATCGTCGTGCTGTTTGCAGCAGTGTGCCGGGCGGGCCTTGGTGCTTTCTCAATGCGATACAGCGTGAATCTAGGCCCGCTCAGGCCGATATGTCGACGGTCAGTTGCGCGGTTCGCCGGCCAGCCAGAGGCGGACCAGGCAGCGTCGGGCCTCCACCTCGGGGGCGTCGACGAAGGCGCGCCTGTTGTGCAGCGTGACGTGGTTGTCGGCAAACAGGACGTCACCCGGCGTCAGCGTGAACTCGACGGCGTTGGCCGGGTCGGTCAGGGCACGGTCGAAGGCGTCGAGCGCCTGGCGCTGCCGGTCGGTCAGCGGCCGGCCGCCCCGGTAGTGGCCGAGTTCGATGTGCAGGCGGTTGTAGCGGATCCGGACGCCGTCGGTGGTGTCGGTGAGGATCGCACCCTCGGTGATCGGGTCCTCACCCGGCTCGGTCTCGTGCGAGCGGTCAAAGCAGAACTGCCCGTAGAGTTCCTCCACCAGATCGGGGTTGCTCGCCAGCACCGCGTTGTAAGCGGTGTGACCGCTGACCATCAGCGACTCCCCGCCCGACACGGCCTTGCGTAGGCATAGCAGCCCCAGCACGTCGGGCCGGCTGCCGGCGTAGGCGCAGGCGGAGTCGGTGTGGTAAATCAGCTCCGAGTTGGTCTTGGAGCCGCGGGCTTCGGCCACCGATTGGCCAGTGTCCTGAACTAAGTAGACGCGGTCGCCCTGCTTGTTCTGCGGCTGCGGCCCACCCAGGTAGGTGCCCAGACC
The nucleotide sequence above comes from Mycobacterium vicinigordonae. Encoded proteins:
- a CDS encoding MMPL family transporter — protein: MLRRLAALTVRRPKTVLLAVMVMLGVSVALGGSVSDKLGTGGNTDPSSESSKADEYLDQHFGTTANLVIQLLPREGTVEAPEVATVKDRVLRVIAAEPKAKVTRAFGEEGTSDLRSKDGRSGLILVHVGGTSDESAETAKRIIGNLPQDANVTVRAGGALGVQQEIRDKVKHDLKTSESIAVPISLAVLVIVFGGLIAAVLPVVVGVVSIVSTLSVLLLMTSITDVSVHALTVTTAFGLGLSIDFGLLMVSRFREELANGKDHHPAVIATVNTAGRTILFSAATVTLAMTSLLVFPTYFLRSVGLAATATVLLSAFSAIVVLPALLALLGKRVDSFSVIRRKVAPSADSMFWRRFAELVTHRPLLYALPVVALLLGLGVPFLNVQFATPDERALPDNSSARLVAESLQGDFPLDPSQAVTLVTRNDAGVLQSLAPDISRMDGVVMVTGPIGRFEHGQAAGQTPAVSGSSYAIVYLSVQADSDTAQHLVRDIRARITNHQVEVGGPTATLIDSQSAIGDKLPLAIGLIAGATFVLLFLFTGSVVVPVKALLLNLLVLSGVLGIMVWVFQEGHLAGLLGITPAPLNLSMVVLLCAIAFSLSVDYEIFLLSRIKEARDSGLSNTASTVIGLGRVGRIVTSAALLLTITLISFANGLSFMKMFGIGTALAVVIDASIIRGVVVPAFLQLAGDLNWWAPRPLRWLHDRIGISEGPSDVETVLPAEAAAPQEMPVQPAVPVVEEALSEPGMPVPLLAEVEVIPGQHLVSNVNGTVIVVAHRERAPLSQHSIGSQQMAALVDMVARTDPQKLVAAFAKLAREPWDHTMVDIGIIMPTVAGLEILLCGSVTVALDSGYEQTVLRGRGRLVHRSVPVPAVATVITVDEFGVRPHHAPETGGVYKLTGGTVPGQGAVVWSTQVASAPRPAVVAPNIPSNEPKADGSNRIPAAAVPGVAQQQRWLSLDDGSRIDIDRDCVIGRDPNGSDAAQSGLRPVRIDDHSGEMSRAHAEVRIVGGEVVIIDRNSTNGVFVRESAQMRWTRLTPWAPNPWQPGAYVQIGGRILRLHVSADHAAPHGPRVQVHHGVMRRPQVGQGYGLIIAN
- a CDS encoding CobW family GTP-binding protein, producing the protein MAGQSRPVASAIPVIALTGHLGAGKTTLLNHLLRSPGARIGVVVNDFGELNVDAALVAGQIDEPASISGGCICCLPDDGGLDEALAKLADPARRLDAIVVEASGLADPVAIARIIGFSKLSGARPGGLVDVVDAVHHFDTVDRTQLPPARYGAASLIVVNKLDQVPEDERSQVVKRVEQRVAQRNPRVHVVGTSGGRIDPSLLFDSLETTEEEAGQLSFRELLVDSDHVHDHVHADAVTVRSAGCVDLDALFDLLEDPPPGVFRMKGVVAAQYGSSVRTYVVNLVGSAIHIGKAPPRASANCLVAIGMDVAVAAVRARLELAVQPRTGPASAMGLRRLQRYRRLSV
- a CDS encoding TauD/TfdA family dioxygenase; the protein is MGTATETRKRIELLMGNDSAKAQSGTQREPIAGPSAWNRDSIHAWDYLIGVGPRQVEACLRIRDGLRCRGRRLDTITPADFQEPELVEIARAMRHCLRLGPGFCVLRGLPLEGWTDEEASMLYWGLGTYLGGPQPQNKQGDRVYLVQDTGQSVAEARGSKTNSELIYHTDSACAYAGSRPDVLGLLCLRKAVSGGESLMVSGHTAYNAVLASNPDLVEELYGQFCFDRSHETEPGEDPITEGAILTDTTDGVRIRYNRLHIELGHYRGGRPLTDRQRQALDAFDRALTDPANAVEFTLTPGDVLFADNHVTLHNRRAFVDAPEVEARRCLVRLWLAGEPRN